The following are from one region of the Flavimobilis soli genome:
- a CDS encoding AAA family ATPase, translating to MQLRSLTIQAIGPFKDAFTIDFARLAEGGLFLLEGPTGAGKSTIIDAIVFALYGKVASAGASDDRLRSTHVGPEVESFVDLVLEVPAGVYRVRRSPAYDRPKQRGTGTTRQQTKVNLWQLSAADADALDTSRDPGDQAPGQLLSSRADEVGDAIGRILGLSREQFVQTIVLPQGEFASFLRAKPEDRSALLQRVFGTEIYQRIQNELVEARKEADRRVLAAEQSIGRAAATFIEAARLEPEERDAVAGLAGSVVGAAELTAAIDGHLATLGAEHERLTAACAVSATAHSEASERHVAAVTTHRLVVARHELHARRDELAAGATEHAARVQRLDAARRAAVVLPRLDELELAAGTLAKAATTLENALVDAHEHPVLHSWLTATQRDDAPVPGDETLRSEIDERRARAGELRRLVTIERGLTERAVTLDARDEAVAELRQALATSESALAERPAQRLVLAAQAGEATTTAALVDARRGALTTAENRLAAARAVDALAPTIEAADAIVVKTATDAAAAVDREARLRRARIDGIAGELATQLVPGEPCAVCGGTEHPAPATVGADHVSPEQVDAAAADRENAERALADARDARAHLDAELARLRAAAGDATTADALAAVETARAALTEAEAAVTTLATVTAAIEAHDAETARMRAEAAALESRIAAEAAAVTEQRTVLEQDRDAVREARADAETDHLARDADDDGVTLAHVRDDLELQSRLLEHLLEASSDQRRAHEAHTRLAAAAQAALAEEKFDDASAARAAALDKAEHERLAAQVAEVEHAQAAVRDGLARPEIAALPDELTVDQTADALTQAEAVLAAAAEALEQDKHLVALTEDTLSRARTAAGGVQAALDASRAEREALAPVIRMANLASAATADNSAALTLSTYVLARRFDDVLAAANDRLRQMSSGRYEVQRSTEKESRGGRRLGLSLRIVDHTTETAREPATLSGGETFYVSLCLALGLADVVTAESGGIDLGTLFVDEGFGSLDPATLDLVMAELGKLRAGGRTVGVVSHVEAMKSAIADRISVRRAPDGSSRITVLAGA from the coding sequence ATGCAGCTGCGCTCGCTCACGATCCAGGCGATCGGGCCGTTCAAGGACGCGTTTACGATCGACTTCGCGCGCCTCGCCGAAGGTGGTCTCTTCCTGCTCGAAGGCCCGACGGGCGCGGGCAAGTCCACGATCATCGACGCGATCGTCTTCGCGCTCTACGGCAAGGTCGCGTCCGCGGGTGCGAGCGACGACCGGCTGCGGTCGACGCACGTCGGTCCCGAGGTCGAGTCGTTCGTCGACCTCGTGCTCGAGGTCCCCGCGGGCGTCTACCGGGTGCGACGCAGCCCCGCGTACGACCGGCCCAAGCAGCGCGGCACCGGCACCACGCGCCAGCAGACCAAGGTCAACCTGTGGCAGCTCTCTGCGGCGGACGCCGACGCGCTCGACACGAGCAGGGACCCTGGCGACCAGGCGCCCGGCCAGCTCCTCAGCAGCCGCGCTGACGAGGTCGGCGACGCGATCGGCCGGATCCTCGGTCTCAGCCGGGAGCAGTTCGTCCAGACGATCGTGCTGCCGCAGGGCGAGTTCGCGAGCTTCTTGCGCGCCAAGCCCGAGGACCGCTCCGCGCTCCTGCAGCGTGTGTTCGGCACGGAGATCTACCAGCGCATCCAGAACGAGCTCGTCGAGGCGCGCAAGGAGGCGGACCGCCGCGTCCTCGCCGCCGAGCAGAGCATCGGCCGCGCCGCAGCGACGTTCATCGAGGCCGCGCGACTCGAGCCGGAAGAGAGGGACGCCGTCGCAGGGCTCGCCGGGTCGGTCGTCGGAGCCGCCGAGCTGACGGCCGCGATCGACGGCCACCTCGCGACGCTCGGCGCTGAGCACGAGCGGCTCACCGCCGCGTGCGCGGTGTCTGCCACGGCCCACAGCGAGGCGAGCGAGAGGCACGTCGCCGCGGTCACGACGCACCGCCTCGTCGTCGCGCGTCACGAGCTGCACGCCCGCCGCGACGAGCTCGCCGCAGGTGCGACCGAGCACGCTGCCCGCGTGCAGCGCCTCGACGCGGCCCGCCGCGCCGCCGTCGTGCTGCCCCGGCTCGACGAGCTCGAGCTCGCCGCCGGCACCCTCGCCAAGGCTGCGACGACCCTCGAGAACGCGCTCGTCGACGCGCACGAGCACCCCGTCCTGCATTCGTGGCTCACCGCGACGCAACGCGACGACGCTCCCGTGCCCGGCGACGAGACGCTGCGCTCGGAGATCGACGAGCGCCGCGCTCGCGCGGGGGAGCTGCGCCGCCTCGTGACGATCGAGCGCGGCCTCACGGAGCGCGCGGTGACGCTCGACGCACGGGACGAGGCGGTTGCCGAGCTGCGACAGGCGCTCGCCACGAGCGAGTCCGCTCTGGCCGAGCGGCCCGCGCAGCGCCTCGTCCTCGCTGCTCAGGCGGGCGAGGCGACCACGACGGCGGCGCTCGTCGACGCACGTCGCGGGGCGCTGACGACCGCCGAGAACCGGCTCGCAGCAGCGCGCGCCGTGGACGCCCTCGCCCCCACGATCGAGGCCGCTGACGCGATCGTCGTCAAGACCGCGACGGACGCAGCCGCTGCCGTGGATCGCGAAGCCCGCCTGCGGCGTGCGCGCATCGACGGGATCGCCGGCGAGCTCGCGACCCAGCTCGTCCCCGGCGAGCCGTGCGCCGTCTGCGGCGGCACCGAGCACCCCGCCCCCGCGACCGTCGGCGCGGACCACGTCTCCCCCGAACAGGTCGACGCCGCAGCCGCAGACCGCGAGAACGCCGAACGGGCCCTCGCCGACGCACGCGACGCGCGCGCCCACCTCGACGCCGAGCTCGCCCGCCTCCGCGCCGCGGCCGGCGACGCGACCACCGCCGACGCGCTGGCCGCGGTCGAGACCGCGCGAGCCGCGCTCACCGAGGCTGAGGCGGCCGTCACGACGCTCGCGACCGTCACCGCAGCGATCGAGGCGCACGACGCCGAGACCGCCCGCATGCGCGCAGAAGCCGCCGCCCTCGAGTCGCGGATCGCCGCCGAGGCCGCCGCCGTCACCGAGCAGCGCACTGTCCTCGAGCAGGACCGCGACGCGGTGCGCGAGGCGCGCGCGGACGCCGAGACCGACCACCTCGCGCGCGACGCGGACGATGACGGCGTGACGCTCGCACACGTCCGGGACGACCTCGAGCTGCAGTCCAGGCTGCTCGAGCACCTGCTTGAGGCGTCGTCAGACCAGCGCCGCGCCCACGAGGCACACACCCGCCTCGCCGCTGCCGCCCAGGCTGCGCTCGCCGAGGAGAAGTTCGACGACGCCTCGGCCGCGCGGGCCGCGGCGCTCGACAAGGCCGAGCACGAACGCCTCGCCGCGCAGGTCGCCGAGGTCGAGCACGCGCAGGCCGCCGTCCGCGACGGGCTCGCTCGCCCCGAGATCGCCGCGCTCCCCGACGAGCTCACCGTCGACCAGACCGCCGACGCCCTCACCCAGGCGGAGGCCGTCCTCGCCGCAGCCGCCGAGGCGCTCGAGCAGGACAAGCACCTCGTGGCGCTCACCGAGGACACGCTCAGCCGCGCCCGCACGGCCGCAGGAGGCGTCCAGGCCGCCCTCGACGCCTCCCGCGCCGAGCGCGAGGCGCTCGCCCCCGTGATCCGCATGGCCAACCTCGCGTCCGCCGCGACCGCCGACAACTCCGCGGCGCTGACCCTCTCGACCTACGTCCTCGCCCGTCGCTTCGACGACGTCCTCGCCGCAGCCAACGACCGGCTGCGCCAGATGTCCTCCGGCCGGTACGAGGTGCAGCGGTCGACCGAGAAGGAGTCCCGCGGAGGCCGCCGCCTCGGGCTCTCCCTGCGCATCGTCGACCACACCACCGAGACCGCACGCGAGCCCGCGACCCTCTCCGGCGGCGAGACCTTCTACGTCTCCCTGTGCCTCGCCCTCGGCCTCGCCGACGTCGTCACCGCCGAGTCTGGCGGCATCGACCTCGGCACCCTCTTCGTCGACGAAGGGTTCGGCTCCCTCGACCCCGCGACCCTCGACCTCGTCATGGCCGAGCTCGGCAAGCTCCGCGCCGGCGGACGCACCGTCGGCGTCGTCTCCCACGTCGAAGCCATGAAGAGCGCCATCGCCGACCGCATCAGCGTCCGCCGCGCCCCCGACGGCTCCTCCCGCATCACCGTCCTCGCCGGAGCCTGA
- a CDS encoding exonuclease SbcCD subunit D has product MRILHTSDWHLGRTLHGVNLLGHQSAYLDHLVEVVRAEGIDAVVVAGDVYDRAIPPVEAVELLSGTLRRLLEVTQVVVSPGNHDSAARLGFGADLMREGLHVRARSRDVGTAVELHDAEGNLGALVYALPYLDPDDARHVLASEDGPLARSHEAVTTAAMERVQADMARRRARGGAPVPSVLAAHTFVVGGEASESERDIRVGGVDSVPSGVFRGVDYVALGHLHGPQRVPVADLDGRRTVARYSGSPLAYSFSEMNHRKSSVVVDLRADGVHGEPELIAAPVPRRLTEVRGTLEEILGELGEEHVDCWTRVHVTDPARPENLVARVRARLPHALAVLHEPPARVGEGADAPHLTAADPFDVCCDFVTHVRGGGEAAAPDEAEQAVLRRALENVLAAERSA; this is encoded by the coding sequence ATGCGGATCCTCCACACCTCCGACTGGCACCTGGGCCGGACGCTCCACGGCGTCAACCTGCTGGGCCACCAGTCGGCGTACCTGGACCACCTGGTCGAGGTGGTGCGGGCGGAGGGTATCGACGCGGTCGTCGTCGCCGGGGACGTGTACGACCGGGCGATCCCGCCGGTCGAGGCGGTCGAGCTGTTGTCGGGCACGTTGCGCCGACTGCTCGAGGTGACGCAGGTCGTCGTGTCGCCGGGCAACCACGACTCGGCGGCGCGGCTCGGCTTCGGTGCGGACCTGATGCGCGAGGGCCTGCACGTGCGGGCGCGCTCGCGGGACGTGGGCACGGCGGTCGAGCTGCACGACGCCGAGGGGAACCTGGGTGCGCTCGTGTACGCGCTGCCGTACCTGGACCCGGACGACGCGAGGCACGTCCTCGCGAGCGAGGACGGACCGCTGGCCCGGTCCCACGAGGCGGTCACGACCGCCGCGATGGAGCGGGTGCAGGCGGACATGGCTCGGCGGCGGGCGCGCGGGGGCGCGCCCGTGCCGTCGGTCCTCGCGGCGCACACGTTCGTCGTGGGCGGCGAGGCGAGCGAGTCGGAGCGGGACATCCGCGTGGGCGGCGTGGACTCGGTGCCGTCGGGCGTGTTCCGCGGCGTCGACTACGTCGCGCTCGGGCACCTGCACGGCCCGCAGCGCGTGCCGGTCGCCGACCTCGACGGGCGGCGGACGGTCGCGCGGTACTCGGGGTCGCCGCTCGCGTACTCGTTCTCGGAGATGAACCACCGCAAGTCGAGCGTCGTCGTCGACCTGCGCGCCGACGGTGTGCACGGCGAGCCTGAGCTGATCGCGGCGCCCGTGCCGCGCCGTCTGACTGAGGTCCGCGGGACCCTCGAGGAGATCCTCGGCGAGCTCGGCGAGGAGCACGTCGACTGCTGGACGCGCGTGCACGTGACCGACCCGGCCCGCCCCGAGAACCTCGTGGCCCGGGTCAGGGCCCGGCTGCCGCACGCGCTCGCGGTGCTGCACGAGCCGCCTGCGCGCGTCGGCGAGGGTGCGGATGCACCGCACCTGACGGCGGCCGACCCGTTCGACGTCTGCTGCGACTTCGTGACGCACGTGCGCGGAGGCGGCGAGGCTGCTGCTCCGGACGAGGCGGAGCAGGCCGTCCTGCGGCGAGCCCTCGAGAACGTGCTGGCCGCGGAGAGGAGCGCCTGA
- a CDS encoding NYN domain-containing protein: protein MPPATPESRPHVNLAVLIDADNAAPAIVEGLFEEIARYGVASVKRIYGDWTQPNLGGWKKVLLDHSIQPMQQFAYTHGKNATDSALIIDAMDLLYTGRFDGFCLVSSDSDFTRLASRLREEGLTVYGFGERKTPKPFVSACDKFIYTELLRADAHPADETSADATEAPAKPTRGTKKDKGEPTAKAEPVKEDTKRDAKASPVPIRLITKVIDDVSDDDGWASLASVGQNLTKLRPDFDPRLYGFSKLSALMKAQPRIESRQSNKHIEVRVRQR from the coding sequence ATGCCCCCCGCCACGCCCGAGTCACGGCCGCACGTCAACCTCGCCGTCCTCATCGACGCCGACAACGCCGCGCCCGCGATCGTCGAGGGATTGTTCGAGGAGATCGCGCGCTACGGCGTCGCGAGCGTCAAGCGCATCTACGGCGACTGGACCCAGCCCAACCTCGGCGGCTGGAAGAAGGTGCTCCTCGACCACTCGATCCAGCCGATGCAGCAGTTCGCGTACACGCACGGCAAGAACGCGACCGACAGCGCGCTCATCATCGACGCGATGGACCTGCTGTACACGGGCCGCTTCGACGGGTTCTGCCTCGTGTCGTCCGACTCCGACTTCACGCGCCTCGCGTCGCGCCTGCGCGAGGAGGGCCTGACGGTCTACGGCTTCGGTGAGCGCAAGACGCCGAAGCCGTTCGTCTCCGCGTGCGACAAGTTCATCTACACCGAGCTGCTGCGCGCGGACGCGCACCCGGCGGACGAGACGTCGGCCGACGCGACCGAGGCCCCCGCGAAGCCGACGCGGGGCACGAAGAAGGACAAGGGCGAGCCCACCGCGAAGGCGGAGCCGGTCAAGGAGGACACGAAGCGCGACGCAAAGGCGTCGCCCGTCCCGATCCGGCTCATCACGAAGGTCATCGACGACGTGTCGGACGACGACGGCTGGGCATCGCTCGCTTCCGTCGGGCAGAACCTTACGAAGCTGCGGCCCGACTTCGACCCCCGCCTCTACGGCTTCTCCAAGCTGAGCGCGCTCATGAAGGCGCAGCCGCGCATCGAGTCCCGTCAGAGCAACAAGCACATCGAGGTCCGCGTCCGCCAGCGCTGA
- a CDS encoding aminoacyl-tRNA deacylase produces the protein MADTTADPHDDDPGLARARAALEASGIEFTITRHGRVRSLEEAAAARGVAPSGIVKTIVVRRGEGDHLFVLVPGGREISWKKLRAHLGVNRMTMPDAAGALEVTGYERGTITPFGSRTALPVIADETIQGTVSIGAGTHGAGATVDAAALVEALAATVADVTDPETPRG, from the coding sequence ATGGCTGACACGACTGCCGACCCGCACGACGACGACCCCGGGCTCGCGCGCGCCCGCGCCGCGCTCGAGGCGTCCGGGATCGAGTTCACGATCACCCGGCACGGGCGGGTGCGCTCGCTCGAGGAGGCCGCCGCGGCTCGTGGCGTCGCGCCGTCGGGCATCGTCAAGACGATCGTCGTGCGCCGCGGCGAGGGCGACCACCTGTTCGTGCTCGTGCCCGGCGGGCGCGAGATCTCCTGGAAGAAGCTCCGCGCGCACCTCGGCGTCAACCGCATGACGATGCCCGACGCCGCCGGAGCCCTCGAGGTGACCGGATACGAACGCGGCACGATCACCCCGTTCGGATCGCGCACCGCGCTCCCCGTCATCGCCGACGAGACGATCCAGGGGACGGTGTCGATCGGCGCGGGCACCCACGGCGCAGGGGCGACGGTCGACGCCGCGGCCCTCGTCGAGGCGCTCGCCGCGACGGTCGCGGACGTGACCGACCCGGAGACGCCGCGCGGCTGA
- a CDS encoding ABC-F family ATP-binding cassette domain-containing protein: MLVASDLSKSYEDRTVLAHVDLAVDPGHRVGLVGENGVGKSTLLRLIAGVEDPDSGSVDRPVRLGYLHQEAPYRHDAVVGDVIDAALADVRALTAELEAAAAAVDAAPDDARDAAAARYAAVLVRAEAADVWGADVRVARTLAGLDVADLGRDRRIAFMSGGQRTRLGLAALLIRQPEALVLDEPTNHLDDGAAEFLADALRALPGAVLFASHDRVFLQEVATEIVDLDPTREATAAGRTATTWYGGGYRDYLTAKAKERRAWQAQYEAEQEELATLRESVRVRARQVGHEREMTDRNKMAYGKRGDRVEGQVSRRVRNARTRLETLEAEQVPRPPVPLRFTPPSGRALKPGPDGEAPVVLEVRRGVVQGRLDLLAAGQGRLRVRAGDRLLVTGTNGAGKSTLLHVLAGDIPLTSGSLHRADGVEVALLEQDLHLAGEKRSPRELLTLMAGARASDRVRDFGLVAARDLNRRIGDLSVGQRRRVVLAMIVMHSPHVLLLDEPTNHLSLTLAEELMEALEGWPGAVVVASHDRWLRRRWKGTKVHLPPQGTGR, translated from the coding sequence ATGCTCGTCGCGTCAGACCTCTCCAAGTCCTACGAGGACCGCACGGTCCTCGCGCACGTCGACCTCGCCGTCGACCCCGGCCACCGCGTGGGCCTCGTCGGTGAGAACGGCGTCGGCAAGTCCACGCTCCTCCGCCTGATCGCCGGCGTCGAGGACCCCGACTCCGGTTCGGTCGACCGCCCCGTGCGCCTCGGCTACCTCCACCAGGAGGCGCCGTACCGGCACGACGCCGTCGTCGGCGACGTGATCGACGCCGCGCTCGCGGACGTCCGCGCCCTCACCGCCGAGCTCGAGGCCGCCGCCGCGGCCGTCGACGCCGCACCCGACGACGCCCGGGACGCCGCCGCCGCCCGCTACGCCGCTGTCCTCGTCCGTGCCGAGGCTGCCGACGTGTGGGGCGCCGACGTGCGCGTCGCGCGCACGCTCGCCGGGCTCGACGTCGCCGACCTCGGGCGCGACCGCCGCATCGCGTTCATGTCCGGCGGCCAGCGCACCCGCCTCGGTCTCGCGGCGCTGCTCATCCGGCAGCCGGAGGCGCTCGTCCTCGACGAGCCGACCAACCACCTCGACGACGGCGCGGCCGAGTTCCTCGCCGACGCCCTGCGCGCCCTACCCGGCGCCGTGCTGTTCGCGAGCCACGACCGCGTGTTCCTCCAGGAGGTCGCGACCGAGATCGTCGACCTCGACCCGACCCGCGAGGCCACCGCCGCCGGACGCACCGCAACCACCTGGTACGGCGGCGGGTACCGCGACTACCTCACGGCGAAGGCCAAGGAGCGTCGCGCCTGGCAGGCGCAGTACGAGGCCGAGCAGGAGGAGCTCGCCACGCTGCGCGAGTCCGTGCGCGTGCGCGCCCGCCAGGTGGGCCACGAGCGCGAGATGACCGACCGCAACAAGATGGCGTACGGCAAGCGCGGCGACCGGGTCGAGGGGCAGGTCTCCCGGCGCGTGCGCAACGCCCGCACCCGCCTCGAGACGCTCGAGGCCGAGCAGGTGCCGCGCCCGCCCGTGCCGCTGCGGTTCACCCCGCCCAGCGGGCGGGCTCTGAAGCCCGGGCCCGACGGCGAGGCGCCGGTCGTGCTCGAGGTGCGCCGCGGCGTCGTGCAGGGGCGCCTCGACCTCCTGGCCGCAGGCCAGGGGAGGCTGCGCGTCCGCGCAGGCGATCGGCTGCTCGTCACCGGTACGAACGGTGCGGGCAAGTCCACGCTCCTGCACGTGCTCGCGGGCGACATCCCGCTCACGTCCGGGAGCCTGCACCGCGCCGACGGCGTCGAGGTCGCCCTGCTCGAGCAGGACCTGCACCTCGCTGGCGAGAAGCGCAGCCCGCGCGAGCTGCTGACCCTGATGGCGGGTGCGCGGGCGAGCGACCGCGTCCGGGACTTCGGGCTCGTCGCCGCGCGCGACCTCAACCGGCGCATCGGCGACCTGAGCGTCGGCCAGCGGCGGCGTGTGGTGCTCGCGATGATCGTCATGCACAGCCCCCACGTGCTGCTGCTCGACGAGCCGACCAACCACCTGTCGCTCACGCTCGCCGAGGAGCTCATGGAGGCTCTCGAGGGATGGCCGGGAGCGGTCGTCGTCGCGTCGCACGACCGCTGGCTGCGTCGCCGCTGGAAGGGCACCAAGGTGCACCTGCCCCCGCAGGGGACCGGGCGGTAG